In Candidatus Roseilinea sp., one DNA window encodes the following:
- the araA gene encoding L-arabinose isomerase, with amino-acid sequence MNKVKVGVFGIGLAAYWPQFEGLKERLERYQREVEARLAGFGAQVVSAGLVDTAPAALAAGDLFTRENVDLIVCYVGTYATSSQVLPAVQRVGRPVLVLNLQPVAALNYDTADTAEWLANCCACCVPEISNAFARSRIAFNVVSGQLRNDDRAWGIIADWIAAAAAVHALNRSRIGFLGHTYPGMLDMYSDFTMVQAQTGAHIEVLEMDDLKVRVDAVTDEQVEAKKREILDVFEIAAPGSDRITKPVTPEALDWSARVACGLDALVRDFDLNGLTYYYRGLNGNEFEQLGATLIVGNSLLTARGVPCSGEGDLKTCISMFIMDRLHAGGSYTEFYAMDFVEQFILMGHDGPAHIAIGDQKPKLRGLGLFHGKRGYGLSVQFQVKCGPITILGTTQTADGRLKFLAAEGESLPGKTLQIGNTNSRLRFALPPAEFMDAWCMHGPTHHVALGVGHQLSKIEKVARLMGVELAVVG; translated from the coding sequence ATGAACAAGGTGAAAGTTGGCGTATTCGGCATCGGCCTGGCGGCGTACTGGCCGCAATTCGAAGGCCTGAAGGAGCGGCTGGAGCGCTATCAGCGCGAAGTTGAGGCGCGGTTGGCCGGCTTTGGTGCGCAGGTGGTCTCGGCAGGCCTGGTGGACACCGCGCCGGCTGCCCTGGCTGCGGGCGACCTGTTCACGCGCGAGAACGTGGACCTGATCGTGTGCTATGTGGGCACCTATGCCACATCGTCACAGGTGCTCCCGGCCGTGCAGCGCGTCGGTCGGCCGGTGCTGGTGCTGAACCTACAGCCGGTTGCGGCGCTGAACTACGACACGGCGGACACGGCCGAGTGGCTGGCCAACTGCTGCGCGTGCTGCGTGCCGGAGATCTCCAACGCCTTCGCCCGCAGTCGCATCGCCTTCAACGTGGTGTCCGGCCAACTTCGCAACGATGATCGCGCATGGGGCATCATCGCCGATTGGATCGCCGCTGCGGCAGCCGTGCACGCCCTCAATCGCAGCCGCATCGGCTTCCTCGGCCACACCTACCCCGGCATGCTCGACATGTACTCCGACTTCACCATGGTGCAGGCGCAGACCGGCGCGCACATCGAGGTGCTGGAGATGGACGACCTGAAGGTGCGCGTAGATGCCGTGACGGATGAACAGGTCGAAGCCAAAAAGCGCGAGATCCTCGACGTGTTCGAGATCGCCGCGCCGGGCAGCGATCGCATCACCAAGCCGGTCACGCCGGAGGCGCTGGATTGGTCGGCGCGCGTGGCATGCGGGTTGGATGCGCTGGTGCGCGACTTCGATTTGAACGGCCTAACGTATTACTACCGCGGCTTGAACGGCAACGAGTTCGAGCAACTGGGCGCGACGCTCATCGTCGGCAACTCGCTGCTCACGGCGCGCGGCGTGCCGTGCAGCGGCGAAGGCGACCTGAAGACGTGCATCTCCATGTTCATCATGGATCGGCTGCATGCCGGCGGCAGCTATACCGAGTTCTACGCGATGGACTTCGTCGAGCAGTTCATCTTGATGGGGCACGACGGCCCGGCGCACATCGCCATCGGCGATCAAAAGCCCAAGCTGCGCGGGCTGGGGCTGTTCCATGGCAAGCGCGGCTATGGGCTGTCGGTGCAGTTCCAGGTGAAATGCGGCCCGATCACCATCCTCGGCACGACGCAGACCGCCGACGGGCGCTTGAAGTTCTTGGCCGCCGAAGGTGAATCGCTGCCCGGCAAGACCCTGCAGATCGGCAACACCAACTCGCGCCTGCGCTTCGCCTTGCCGCCGGCGGAGTTCATGGATGCCTGGTGCATGCACGGGCCGACGCACCACGTCGCGCTCGGCGTCGGCCATCAGCTCAGCAAGATCGAGAAGGTGGCCCGGCTGATGGGGGTCGAGCTGGCAGTGGTGGGATAA